In Myxococcus virescens, a single window of DNA contains:
- a CDS encoding 1-acyl-sn-glycerol-3-phosphate acyltransferase produces the protein MAKGVLGNDPFKRGAASRPTESSTPGGEEKAAAAETKKKPGPGGTASAKGGGKAPAAKSRKHEGKKTSGKAKGGKAAGGMKGAAAAARPPPQASGTRAPAPQAERTEAADAATPQGLAQPTHAPGPQAQRPPVPGAADAALSPREPAPSQQARTPQAPQASAHDADDAVLPLREPAVSTPLTLDSQAPGPVNDAGAPTPKQRDVDLALAEALAADVAEATATAAVDAALGAEAGPDAEVERLMATEFATELAEAAVEEALERGAPAPSPEQEQELAAAVAAQVADSAARAAIDKVRALHATPDAPAVTRWERETPVRVVVTEEADTSAVEPEVELPDATRDELPPSRRGPLSLVPPPATNAGESSYRESFSPEAGRGEPDGIRPLAERAVAALSLARDIAGQALASESLARAMLAMGGLKDMLRAGLGTGGGANLDEYGKDPSLVERLEPVLEFLYSQYWRVSVQGVDHVPPGAAILVANHSGALPYDGLVMSMALTRERPDLREPRWLVEDQIFHAPMVGTLFNRLGAVRACPENALRLLDEHRPLVVFPEGYQALSKPFGERYRLKRFGRGGFVKLALRTGAPIVPVAIVGAEETSPLLGRIPASFLGLPYVPLTPLGPLPLPAKWSIRFGEPIGVEDLAPEAADDLGEVQHLTERTREAIQSMLQSLLRERRSVFAG, from the coding sequence ATGGCCAAGGGTGTCCTTGGGAACGATCCCTTCAAGCGCGGCGCCGCGTCGCGCCCCACCGAGTCCTCCACGCCAGGTGGCGAGGAAAAGGCCGCCGCCGCGGAGACGAAGAAGAAGCCGGGGCCTGGCGGGACGGCGTCCGCGAAGGGCGGTGGCAAGGCGCCTGCCGCGAAGTCGCGCAAGCACGAGGGCAAGAAGACGTCCGGGAAGGCCAAGGGAGGCAAGGCGGCCGGAGGCATGAAGGGCGCCGCCGCGGCGGCCCGGCCTCCGCCGCAGGCATCGGGGACGCGTGCCCCCGCGCCTCAGGCCGAAAGGACCGAGGCAGCGGACGCCGCGACTCCGCAGGGCCTCGCACAGCCGACGCATGCCCCTGGGCCCCAAGCCCAGCGGCCCCCCGTGCCTGGGGCAGCGGACGCCGCGCTGTCGCCGCGCGAACCCGCCCCGTCCCAGCAGGCGCGGACGCCGCAGGCCCCCCAGGCTTCTGCCCACGACGCGGACGACGCCGTGCTGCCCCTGCGCGAGCCCGCGGTGTCCACGCCGCTCACGCTGGATTCACAAGCCCCCGGCCCGGTGAACGATGCCGGTGCCCCCACGCCGAAGCAGCGCGACGTGGACCTTGCCTTGGCGGAAGCCCTGGCCGCCGACGTGGCCGAAGCCACCGCCACCGCCGCGGTGGACGCGGCGCTGGGCGCGGAGGCCGGTCCCGACGCCGAGGTCGAGCGGCTCATGGCCACGGAGTTCGCGACCGAGCTGGCCGAAGCCGCGGTGGAGGAAGCACTGGAGCGGGGCGCTCCTGCCCCGTCTCCGGAACAAGAGCAGGAGCTCGCCGCCGCCGTGGCCGCGCAGGTCGCGGACAGCGCCGCACGGGCCGCCATCGACAAGGTGCGCGCCCTCCACGCCACACCGGATGCTCCGGCCGTCACCCGGTGGGAGCGGGAGACGCCGGTCCGCGTCGTGGTGACGGAAGAAGCGGACACGTCCGCGGTGGAGCCGGAAGTAGAGCTTCCGGATGCCACACGCGACGAGCTCCCTCCCAGCCGCAGGGGCCCGCTGTCGCTGGTGCCTCCGCCCGCCACGAACGCGGGTGAGTCGTCCTATCGGGAGTCCTTCTCTCCGGAGGCCGGACGGGGCGAGCCCGACGGCATCCGTCCCCTGGCGGAGCGCGCCGTGGCGGCCCTGTCCCTGGCGCGTGACATCGCCGGGCAGGCCCTGGCGAGCGAGAGTCTGGCCCGGGCGATGCTCGCGATGGGCGGCCTGAAGGACATGCTCCGCGCCGGCCTGGGCACTGGCGGTGGCGCGAACCTGGACGAGTACGGCAAGGACCCATCGCTCGTCGAGCGGCTGGAGCCCGTGCTCGAGTTCCTCTATTCGCAGTACTGGCGCGTGTCCGTGCAGGGCGTGGACCACGTGCCGCCGGGCGCGGCCATCCTGGTGGCCAACCATTCGGGCGCCCTGCCCTACGACGGGCTCGTCATGTCCATGGCCCTCACGCGTGAGCGCCCGGACCTGCGCGAGCCCCGCTGGCTGGTGGAGGACCAGATCTTCCACGCGCCGATGGTGGGCACCCTCTTCAACCGGCTCGGCGCCGTGCGGGCCTGCCCGGAGAACGCGCTGCGGCTCCTGGACGAGCATCGTCCCCTGGTCGTCTTCCCCGAAGGCTACCAGGCCCTCAGCAAGCCCTTCGGTGAGCGCTACCGGCTGAAGCGCTTCGGCCGCGGCGGCTTCGTGAAGCTGGCGCTGCGCACCGGCGCGCCCATCGTCCCGGTGGCCATCGTCGGCGCGGAGGAGACGTCGCCGCTGCTGGGCCGCATCCCCGCCTCCTTCCTGGGACTGCCCTACGTGCCCCTCACGCCGCTGGGCCCCCTGCCCCTGCCGGCCAAGTGGAGCATCCGTTTCGGAGAACCCATTGGCGTCGAGGACCTCGCGCCCGAGGCGGCGGACGACCTGGGCGAGGTCCAGCACCTCACCGAGCGCACCCGTGAGGCCATCCAGAGCATGCTCCAGTCGCTGCTGCGCGAGCGCCGCTCCGTCTTCGCGGGCTGA
- a CDS encoding GGDEF domain-containing protein, with protein MQKETVVTVISKISDRPVNLDAALVVIYGLDLGRKFDLASEETLIGRSSKADIQIDQESVSRNHASITNSREGVRIRDLGSTNGTFVNDELAEGVRELRNGDLVKIGRTIFKYIAGGNIEAAYHDEIYRLTTMDGLTQIYNRRYFDEQLDREISRSRRYERMLSLVLLDIDHFKAVNDKYGHLAGDSVLKQLASTVRTKIRREDVFARYGGEEFAILLPEVSLSGTRQLAEKVRRLVEKQRFEFDRQVIPVTVSVGLAVLEPHHREPGELVRDADEKLFDAKTSGRNRVVG; from the coding sequence GTGCAGAAGGAGACGGTCGTCACGGTCATCTCGAAGATCTCCGACCGGCCGGTCAACCTCGACGCGGCGCTGGTGGTGATCTACGGCTTGGACCTGGGGCGTAAGTTCGACCTCGCGTCCGAGGAGACGCTCATCGGGCGCTCGTCCAAGGCGGACATCCAGATCGACCAGGAGTCGGTCAGCCGCAACCACGCGAGCATCACCAATTCGCGCGAGGGCGTGCGCATCCGCGACCTGGGCTCCACCAACGGCACGTTCGTCAACGACGAGCTGGCGGAGGGGGTGCGCGAGCTGCGCAACGGCGACCTCGTGAAGATTGGCCGCACCATCTTCAAGTACATCGCCGGCGGCAACATCGAGGCCGCGTACCACGACGAAATCTACCGGCTGACCACGATGGACGGCCTCACGCAGATCTACAACCGGCGCTACTTCGACGAGCAGCTGGACCGGGAGATTTCGCGGAGCCGCCGCTACGAGCGGATGCTGTCGCTGGTGCTGCTGGACATCGACCACTTCAAGGCTGTGAACGACAAGTACGGGCACCTGGCGGGGGACTCGGTGCTCAAGCAGCTCGCATCCACGGTGCGCACGAAGATCCGCCGTGAGGACGTGTTCGCGCGTTACGGCGGCGAGGAGTTCGCCATCCTGCTGCCGGAGGTGTCGCTGTCCGGCACGCGTCAGCTCGCGGAGAAGGTGCGCCGGCTGGTGGAGAAGCAGCGCTTCGAGTTCGACCGGCAGGTGATTCCCGTCACGGTGTCCGTGGGCCTCGCGGTGCTGGAGCCGCACCACCGCGAGCCGGGGGAGCTGGTGCGCGACGCCGACGAGAAGCTCTTCGATGCGAAGACGTCCGGCCGCAACCGCGTGGTGGGCTGA
- a CDS encoding carboxypeptidase-like regulatory domain-containing protein, with translation MPVVCAADTDCDSGTVCRDGACGAPPSETRAVACEVTPDVVVGTPGMTVDFRVWVRESTGAPLVLRDGVAWEVLSPSVVGGGDGHQASVVLGEPASEHPALAVRVGNVSCHARVTVLPADVAPGGVRVLVVDALTGRPVPLAVVAVSADDGGLGAAMVTNADGAVWVPAEGEVALSAFHSDYGYLTLARHDASQFRDVRMALRRNPLDRFGGVKGPFPTLTEPFSTAVSLRVGLMGLSVPGLPSDLAPESFLGPEHEVALPLGTGQDRLSLPSGSALWLTGSTAPDVAAPGVAGVCDGSLPGVLDAELAIRTGACGTRTAWALTGALPLKELPLNLLAPGTDPLLQLGQLLPGSTRFFSVLSRDARFTLAPTPGILTGEPDTRAAEYAQALPFERETPGVRLSFPFAVRVPPLPQYRGAHLDRTYVLATVAVPGRGMVPLGLGAAANVAPADPNTDADARLGRPGLVPVRMAPTHRGLEGLPYRLVVSATSGHQAEDGTVATSTLMANLPRPEFDPDGVQPVDAGLSFLSLPESVRYNFDGAPRGELVGREFQAQVDGRASVVRAEFTNRAGRRWTVLMDPDDADDGVVVPQPPPGFEDRTFDGLLQDARAKLQVEALRVRGLDRRVGQGPSRLVAPEGLGAERLADLTDAVATLSLGRPEVSWRHPEADGQRLARGSAVRVSVSGFRLGTGSGGEGQVRVSMRGGSGCNDQALFASAPIAPGRGEVELQLPATCSGLGVLLVATLVDLEGDPLRPLVSATRKVDIP, from the coding sequence GTGCCCGTTGTCTGTGCCGCCGACACGGACTGTGACTCAGGCACGGTGTGCCGAGACGGCGCGTGTGGCGCGCCGCCGTCCGAAACCCGCGCGGTCGCGTGCGAGGTGACGCCGGACGTCGTCGTGGGCACCCCGGGCATGACGGTGGACTTCCGCGTGTGGGTGCGCGAATCGACGGGCGCTCCGTTGGTGTTGCGTGACGGCGTGGCATGGGAGGTGTTGTCTCCCTCCGTGGTCGGAGGCGGGGACGGCCACCAGGCCTCTGTCGTGCTGGGCGAGCCCGCATCGGAGCATCCGGCGCTGGCGGTCCGAGTGGGCAACGTTTCGTGCCATGCGCGCGTCACCGTGCTGCCCGCCGACGTGGCCCCGGGTGGGGTGCGCGTGCTGGTGGTGGATGCGCTGACCGGGCGCCCGGTGCCGCTGGCCGTCGTCGCGGTGTCCGCCGATGACGGCGGCCTGGGAGCGGCCATGGTGACGAACGCCGACGGAGCCGTCTGGGTGCCCGCGGAAGGTGAGGTGGCGCTCTCCGCCTTCCACTCCGACTACGGCTACCTGACGCTGGCGCGCCATGACGCGAGCCAGTTCCGCGACGTGCGGATGGCCCTGCGCCGCAACCCCTTGGACCGCTTCGGCGGCGTGAAGGGCCCATTCCCCACGTTGACGGAGCCCTTTTCGACGGCGGTGTCGCTGCGCGTGGGGCTGATGGGGCTGTCCGTGCCGGGGCTCCCCTCCGACCTGGCTCCCGAGTCCTTCCTGGGCCCGGAGCACGAGGTGGCGCTCCCCTTGGGCACGGGCCAGGACCGCCTGTCGCTGCCGTCGGGCAGCGCACTGTGGTTGACGGGCAGCACGGCTCCAGACGTCGCGGCCCCGGGCGTGGCGGGTGTGTGTGACGGCTCGCTACCGGGTGTGCTGGATGCGGAGCTGGCCATTCGCACGGGCGCCTGTGGGACGCGGACGGCCTGGGCGCTGACGGGCGCGCTCCCCCTGAAGGAACTCCCCCTCAACCTCCTGGCGCCGGGAACGGATCCGCTGCTGCAACTGGGGCAGCTGTTGCCCGGCTCGACGCGCTTCTTCTCGGTGCTGTCACGTGACGCCCGCTTCACCCTGGCGCCCACGCCCGGCATCCTCACCGGCGAGCCGGACACCCGCGCGGCGGAGTACGCGCAGGCGCTGCCTTTCGAGCGGGAAACGCCGGGCGTCCGGCTGTCGTTCCCCTTCGCCGTGCGGGTGCCGCCGCTGCCTCAGTACCGGGGCGCGCACCTGGACCGCACCTACGTGCTGGCCACCGTGGCGGTCCCCGGCCGGGGCATGGTTCCGCTGGGGCTGGGCGCCGCGGCCAACGTGGCGCCGGCCGATCCGAACACGGACGCGGATGCGCGGCTGGGCAGGCCCGGGCTCGTGCCCGTGCGCATGGCGCCCACGCACCGAGGCCTGGAGGGCCTGCCGTACCGGCTGGTGGTGTCCGCCACGTCAGGTCATCAGGCCGAGGACGGCACGGTGGCGACCAGCACGCTCATGGCGAACCTGCCCAGGCCGGAGTTCGACCCGGACGGCGTGCAGCCCGTGGACGCGGGGCTGAGCTTCCTCTCCCTTCCGGAGTCCGTTCGCTACAACTTCGACGGGGCCCCTCGCGGCGAGCTCGTCGGCCGCGAGTTCCAGGCCCAGGTGGACGGGCGGGCCAGCGTGGTGCGCGCCGAGTTCACCAACCGCGCCGGCCGCCGCTGGACGGTGTTGATGGACCCGGACGATGCGGACGACGGCGTCGTCGTTCCCCAGCCGCCGCCAGGGTTCGAGGACCGAACCTTCGACGGCTTGCTGCAGGACGCGCGGGCGAAGCTCCAGGTGGAGGCGCTGCGCGTGCGGGGCCTGGACCGGCGCGTGGGGCAGGGCCCGTCCCGCCTGGTGGCCCCGGAGGGCCTGGGCGCGGAGCGGCTCGCGGACCTGACGGATGCCGTCGCCACGCTGAGCCTGGGGCGGCCGGAGGTGTCGTGGCGCCATCCGGAGGCGGACGGGCAGCGGCTGGCCCGGGGCAGCGCGGTGCGGGTGAGCGTCTCCGGCTTCCGGCTGGGCACGGGTTCCGGCGGCGAAGGCCAGGTGCGCGTCAGCATGCGGGGCGGCTCGGGTTGCAACGACCAGGCGCTGTTCGCCTCCGCCCCCATTGCACCGGGACGCGGCGAGGTGGAGCTGCAGCTCCCGGCGACGTGCTCGGGGCTGGGCGTGTTGCTGGTGGCCACCCTGGTGGACCTGGAGGGTGACCCCCTGCGTCCGCTCGTCAGCGCGACCCGGAAGGTCGACATTCCCTGA
- a CDS encoding DUF721 domain-containing protein, whose translation MARSEPKSLESLLPRVLARLAGESGKGHALAPVWEAVVGPHLARHTTPQALHGTTLVVAVTGAQWAQSLESEAASLCEQLNARLGPDTVKSLSFTFQVARR comes from the coding sequence ATGGCTCGTAGTGAACCCAAGTCCCTGGAAAGTCTCCTTCCCCGCGTCCTGGCACGGCTGGCGGGAGAGTCGGGAAAGGGCCACGCGCTGGCACCTGTGTGGGAGGCGGTGGTCGGTCCACACCTCGCGCGCCACACCACCCCCCAGGCCCTGCACGGAACCACCCTGGTGGTGGCGGTGACGGGCGCCCAGTGGGCCCAGTCGCTGGAGTCCGAAGCGGCCTCGCTCTGCGAGCAGCTCAACGCGCGGCTCGGCCCGGACACGGTGAAGTCCCTCTCCTTCACGTTCCAGGTGGCGCGCCGATGA
- a CDS encoding CAP domain-containing protein codes for MMALLALITVMAAAPPASAGMERSAAQHVSREFERVGRRAPVEDPKLTNAARRLAHEALTEYTTGAPGLFTLTSAVSDAGAADPSPRALVIRAWVPRHAIETFLERDDFNSERASHFGVGVSVLGKRAALVLLLVDRKAELQDFPRLIAKDERSTMTLCGTLVPPLRRAEVYVTQPNGGVSLMPVRNRGAGGGFCSRLAFATPGTYTVEVVGRADGGPEVAALFLVDQGEPRKHAASEDTAEPTTLEDARRAVYERINALRRAHALPELSPDAVLEQVAQDYSARMSKEGFFAHIAPDGSTLTKRLPAGARYVRAGENLGLAPGPLAAHFGIEHSPGHRRNVLDPGFRFMGVGVAFHTVNGRQEAVLTEVFTVAPPASPELADPRQEAYDALSRRRASRKLPPLTRNAALESLARAHAKRALELDQPSAQPGEAPVHDRVFELLPDAGTASVDFFVVSDPTAIPESRSMADATNNRVGVGVVRGDSRRFGTNQYWVAVIYAAVP; via the coding sequence ATGATGGCCTTGTTGGCGCTCATCACCGTCATGGCTGCCGCACCGCCGGCGTCGGCCGGAATGGAACGCAGCGCCGCTCAGCACGTCAGCCGCGAATTCGAGCGCGTGGGACGGCGCGCCCCGGTGGAAGACCCGAAGTTGACCAACGCCGCGCGGCGGCTGGCACACGAGGCCCTCACCGAATACACCACCGGCGCGCCGGGCCTCTTCACCCTCACCTCCGCCGTGAGTGACGCGGGCGCGGCGGACCCCTCGCCGCGCGCGCTGGTCATCCGGGCGTGGGTGCCACGGCACGCCATCGAGACCTTCCTCGAGCGCGACGACTTCAACAGCGAGCGCGCCTCACACTTCGGCGTGGGAGTGTCCGTCCTCGGCAAGCGCGCGGCGCTCGTCCTGCTGCTGGTGGACCGCAAGGCGGAGCTCCAGGACTTCCCGCGCCTCATCGCCAAGGACGAGCGCTCGACCATGACGCTCTGCGGCACCCTGGTCCCACCCCTGCGGCGGGCAGAGGTGTACGTCACCCAGCCGAACGGCGGGGTGAGCCTCATGCCCGTCCGGAACCGGGGTGCGGGGGGCGGCTTCTGCAGCCGGCTCGCCTTCGCCACGCCGGGTACGTACACCGTGGAGGTGGTGGGACGCGCGGACGGCGGGCCGGAGGTGGCGGCGCTCTTCCTGGTGGACCAGGGTGAGCCCCGCAAGCACGCCGCCAGCGAGGACACCGCCGAGCCCACCACGCTGGAGGACGCCCGCCGGGCCGTCTACGAGCGCATCAACGCCCTCCGCCGCGCCCACGCGTTGCCCGAACTGTCCCCCGACGCAGTGCTGGAACAGGTGGCCCAGGACTACAGCGCGCGCATGTCGAAGGAGGGCTTCTTCGCCCACATCGCCCCGGACGGCTCCACGCTGACGAAGCGCCTGCCGGCGGGCGCACGCTACGTGCGCGCGGGAGAGAACCTGGGCCTGGCACCGGGGCCGCTGGCGGCCCACTTCGGCATCGAGCACAGCCCTGGACACCGGCGCAACGTGCTGGACCCGGGCTTCCGCTTCATGGGCGTGGGCGTGGCGTTCCACACGGTGAACGGGCGCCAGGAGGCCGTCCTCACCGAGGTCTTCACCGTCGCCCCGCCCGCTTCACCGGAGCTGGCGGACCCGCGGCAGGAGGCCTACGACGCCCTGAGCCGGCGGCGCGCGTCCCGCAAGCTCCCGCCCCTGACGCGCAACGCCGCGCTCGAGTCACTGGCACGCGCCCACGCCAAGCGCGCGCTGGAGCTGGACCAGCCCTCGGCCCAGCCGGGTGAAGCCCCGGTGCACGACCGCGTCTTCGAGCTGCTGCCCGACGCGGGAACGGCGTCCGTTGACTTCTTCGTGGTGTCGGACCCCACGGCGATTCCGGAGTCCCGCAGCATGGCTGACGCCACGAACAACCGCGTGGGCGTAGGCGTGGTGCGGGGAGACTCCCGCCGCTTCGGCACGAATCAATACTGGGTGGCCGTCATCTACGCGGCCGTCCCCTGA
- a CDS encoding transglycosylase SLT domain-containing protein: protein MSWSGWVAGVVAGMSLGQSPTALEAVRLHKPDAAALARAELTACAAKKCDDVGRLALLAGTLALSDGQAAEARELLAAWPAPPLLAPYHAFYLGQARFYAGDAAGAAEDFARVLESKAPAELAARARARLGESLLKAGKPQDAAQVLEAAAKASPTVELLYQRALARGGSGNRAGQRADMLTVALRFPTHPYGDEAMAWLTEGSTPPVKLGYTERTTRADRFLDAGATQRGLDELATLDKVKLDKAQAARVALLRAKAWFALGRTEDAEKALALARKGPAAVAAQADLLVARRALKSDDNAKARTLMAALDKKYPSQPAGDEGAFFAGWLDLQAGRFADAVQAFTAFETRYPRSRRRDEGMWFRALAHLRQEEYAKARAALDAFLTAYPKSNMGPQARYWMARSRELDGAKADTLGPAYEAVITSAPASFYALMANERLKALSLKTPAHFPQPPQVLKLPRPPELELAVELTRAGLFRDAAVEVEAHAARLRSADQALPFAHALLELGEYGHAHAVAARHLWGRAFGARAPEALAPFYPRAFATAVEGAATQHRVDPYLVWAIMRRESAFRPEVMSFADARGLMQIIPKTANAIAEKLKEPVPAPADLFSPERNIRYGAWYLSRLMERFGHPVLAAAAYNAGPGSAAKWVQERSSLPLDLFVETIPFKETRGYVKQVVADLFLYHSFYGDGTGALKLPLQVPAPSKEGVSF from the coding sequence ATGAGTTGGAGTGGGTGGGTTGCGGGGGTGGTTGCGGGGATGTCGCTGGGACAGTCCCCCACGGCGCTGGAGGCCGTCCGCCTCCACAAGCCGGATGCGGCCGCCCTGGCGCGCGCGGAGCTGACGGCCTGCGCCGCGAAGAAGTGCGACGACGTGGGGCGGCTGGCGCTGCTCGCGGGGACGCTCGCCCTCTCTGACGGTCAGGCCGCCGAGGCAAGGGAGCTGCTGGCCGCCTGGCCCGCCCCTCCACTGCTGGCGCCGTACCACGCCTTCTACCTGGGACAGGCCCGCTTCTACGCCGGGGACGCCGCGGGCGCGGCCGAGGACTTCGCGCGAGTGCTGGAATCCAAGGCACCCGCGGAACTCGCGGCCCGTGCCCGAGCGCGGCTGGGGGAGTCACTGCTCAAGGCAGGCAAGCCCCAGGACGCGGCCCAGGTGCTGGAGGCGGCCGCGAAGGCGTCGCCCACCGTGGAGCTGCTCTATCAGCGTGCCCTGGCGCGAGGCGGCTCCGGCAACCGCGCCGGGCAGCGCGCCGACATGCTGACGGTGGCGCTGCGCTTCCCCACCCACCCCTACGGCGACGAGGCCATGGCGTGGCTGACGGAGGGCAGCACGCCCCCGGTGAAGCTGGGCTACACCGAGCGCACCACCCGCGCGGACCGCTTCCTGGACGCAGGCGCGACGCAGCGCGGGCTCGACGAGCTGGCGACGCTGGACAAGGTGAAGCTCGACAAGGCGCAGGCGGCCCGCGTGGCGCTGCTGCGCGCGAAGGCCTGGTTCGCGCTGGGGCGCACGGAGGATGCGGAGAAGGCGCTCGCACTGGCGCGCAAGGGCCCCGCCGCCGTCGCCGCTCAGGCGGACCTGCTGGTGGCTCGGCGCGCGCTCAAGTCCGACGACAACGCCAAGGCCCGAACGCTGATGGCGGCCCTGGACAAGAAGTACCCCTCGCAGCCGGCGGGTGATGAAGGCGCCTTCTTCGCGGGCTGGTTGGATTTGCAGGCCGGGCGCTTCGCGGACGCGGTGCAGGCCTTCACGGCGTTCGAAACGCGTTATCCGCGCTCACGCCGGCGCGACGAGGGCATGTGGTTCCGCGCGCTGGCCCACCTGCGTCAGGAGGAGTACGCGAAGGCTCGCGCCGCGTTGGACGCGTTCCTGACCGCCTACCCCAAGAGCAACATGGGGCCGCAGGCGCGCTACTGGATGGCGCGCAGCCGCGAGCTGGACGGCGCGAAGGCAGACACGCTGGGCCCCGCGTACGAGGCCGTCATCACCTCGGCGCCCGCGTCCTTCTACGCGCTGATGGCCAACGAGCGGCTCAAGGCGCTGAGCCTGAAGACGCCCGCGCACTTCCCACAGCCTCCGCAGGTGCTGAAGCTGCCCCGCCCGCCCGAGCTGGAGCTGGCGGTGGAGCTGACCCGCGCGGGCTTGTTCCGTGACGCGGCGGTGGAGGTGGAAGCCCATGCGGCGCGGCTGCGCTCGGCGGACCAGGCCCTGCCCTTCGCGCACGCGCTGCTGGAACTGGGCGAGTACGGCCACGCCCACGCGGTGGCCGCGCGCCACCTGTGGGGACGGGCCTTCGGCGCGCGCGCTCCGGAGGCCCTGGCGCCCTTCTATCCTCGCGCCTTCGCCACCGCGGTGGAGGGCGCGGCGACGCAGCACCGGGTGGACCCCTACCTGGTGTGGGCCATCATGCGGCGGGAGAGTGCCTTCCGGCCGGAGGTGATGAGCTTCGCCGATGCGCGAGGGCTGATGCAGATCATCCCCAAGACGGCGAACGCCATCGCGGAGAAGCTGAAGGAGCCCGTCCCCGCGCCCGCGGACCTCTTCTCCCCCGAGCGGAACATCCGCTATGGCGCCTGGTATCTGTCCCGGCTGATGGAGCGCTTTGGACACCCGGTGCTCGCGGCGGCCGCGTACAACGCGGGCCCAGGCTCGGCGGCGAAGTGGGTCCAGGAGCGGAGCTCGCTGCCACTGGACCTCTTCGTGGAGACCATCCCCTTCAAGGAGACGCGCGGCTACGTGAAGCAGGTGGTGGCGGACCTGTTCCTCTACCACTCCTTCTACGGCGACGGCACGGGGGCGCTGAAGCTGCCGCTGCAGGTGCCCGCGCCGTCGAAGGAAGGTGTCAGCTTCTAG
- a CDS encoding glutathione S-transferase family protein encodes MSLVLYGHPFSSYTQKVLIALYENGTPFEFRCIGPETPQHSAEWSRRWPLRKFPLLVDGERDIAETSIIIEYLQLVHPGPVRLLPADPMAALDVRFLDRFFDLHVMNAAQHAVDGALTGDSVKRHEGLALAVKKLEVAYAWLEGQLADRTWAAPGEDFTLADCAAAPSLFYADWTHRISDAFPVLRAYRSRLLARPSFARAVNEARRFRPLFPLGAPDRD; translated from the coding sequence ATGTCACTCGTGCTCTACGGTCATCCCTTTTCTTCGTACACGCAGAAGGTCCTCATCGCGTTGTACGAGAACGGCACGCCCTTCGAGTTCCGCTGTATCGGGCCGGAAACACCTCAGCACTCGGCCGAGTGGTCGCGGCGCTGGCCGCTGCGCAAGTTCCCGCTGCTGGTGGATGGCGAGCGCGACATCGCCGAGACCAGCATCATCATCGAGTACCTGCAGCTCGTACATCCGGGGCCCGTGCGTCTGTTGCCCGCGGACCCGATGGCGGCGCTCGACGTGCGCTTTCTCGATCGCTTCTTCGACCTGCACGTCATGAACGCGGCGCAGCACGCGGTCGATGGCGCGCTGACGGGGGATTCGGTGAAGCGCCATGAAGGCCTGGCCCTGGCCGTGAAGAAGCTGGAGGTCGCCTACGCCTGGCTCGAAGGGCAGCTCGCCGACAGGACCTGGGCCGCCCCTGGCGAGGACTTCACGCTGGCGGACTGCGCCGCCGCGCCCTCGCTGTTCTACGCGGACTGGACGCACCGGATCTCCGATGCGTTTCCCGTGCTCCGCGCCTACCGCTCGCGGCTGCTTGCGCGCCCGTCCTTCGCCCGCGCGGTGAATGAGGCGCGGCGATTCCGGCCGCTCTTTCCCCTGGGCGCGCCAGACCGGGATTGA
- a CDS encoding winged helix-turn-helix transcriptional regulator, whose amino-acid sequence MAMAQTGRSGCPINLTLEQLGDRWSLVVIRDVMFGNRRSYGELLAQSEERIASNILADRLKRLTAAGLLTRRPDPTHRQKFIYSLTEAAIQLVPLLAHMGAWGRRHTRPSKALSVRAELLEQGGAPLWNAFMEELRHLHLGTPRPARSVFGELQAAYEKALAKRSR is encoded by the coding sequence ATGGCCATGGCGCAGACAGGGCGGTCCGGCTGCCCGATCAACCTGACGCTCGAACAGCTCGGCGACCGTTGGAGCCTGGTCGTCATCCGCGACGTCATGTTCGGAAACAGACGCAGCTACGGAGAGCTGCTCGCGCAGAGCGAGGAACGCATCGCCTCGAACATCCTCGCGGACCGGCTGAAGCGCCTGACGGCGGCCGGCCTGCTGACGCGACGCCCGGATCCCACCCACCGGCAGAAATTCATCTACAGCCTGACGGAAGCGGCCATCCAGCTCGTGCCACTCCTCGCGCACATGGGCGCCTGGGGTCGCCGGCATACGCGCCCGAGCAAGGCGCTGTCCGTGCGCGCGGAGCTGCTGGAACAGGGCGGCGCTCCGCTCTGGAACGCCTTCATGGAGGAGCTGCGCCACCTGCATCTCGGGACGCCGCGGCCGGCGCGCTCGGTATTTGGCGAACTGCAGGCCGCCTACGAGAAGGCGCTGGCGAAGCGCTCCCGCTGA